Proteins from a single region of Mucilaginibacter daejeonensis:
- a CDS encoding malate:quinone oxidoreductase, producing the protein MTNNSYTPDTVTDVVLIGAGIMSATLGVMLKELQPDLTIEIFERLDVMAAESSDAMNNAGTGHSAFCELNYTPQLQDGTVDISKAIKIAEQFEVSKEFWSFLIDKKIIASPRSFINAVPHMSFVWGDENVSYLRKRFEALSKHHFFADMAYSEDTKQLLDWIPLVMEGRDPNEKVSANRMDLGTDVNFGALTNSLFNYLKQQPGVNLHLSHEVRGVDRDKKDGSWRLRVKDLKGGTKRKLKAKFVFVGAGGGALHLLQKSNIPESRGFGGFPVSGQWLVCHNPQVIERHQAKVYGKASVGSPPMSVPHLDTRMINGKKALLFGPYAGFSTRFLKNGSLLDLFTSIKPGNIFPMIKAGIDNIPLTKYLIGQVTQSQEDRVAALRDYFPNVKGEDWDLDIAGQRVQVIKKDPKRGGVLEFGTEVVAAADGSIAALLGASPGASTAVSIMVQLIERCFKAQAQTPEWKEKLKGMIPSYGQSLAKNAALANETRERTSKALQLA; encoded by the coding sequence ATGACCAACAATTCGTATACCCCCGATACCGTTACCGATGTAGTGCTGATAGGCGCTGGTATCATGAGCGCCACCCTTGGCGTGATGCTGAAAGAACTGCAGCCCGACCTGACCATCGAGATATTTGAACGACTGGATGTGATGGCCGCCGAAAGTTCTGATGCGATGAATAACGCCGGCACGGGCCACTCCGCTTTTTGCGAGCTGAACTACACACCGCAATTACAGGATGGCACGGTCGACATCTCTAAAGCGATCAAGATCGCCGAACAGTTCGAGGTATCAAAGGAATTTTGGTCGTTCCTGATCGATAAAAAGATCATCGCTTCTCCCCGTTCGTTCATCAATGCGGTACCGCACATGAGCTTTGTATGGGGCGATGAGAACGTAAGCTATTTACGCAAACGCTTCGAGGCGCTGTCCAAACATCATTTCTTTGCTGATATGGCGTACTCGGAAGATACCAAACAACTATTGGATTGGATACCATTGGTAATGGAAGGCCGCGACCCGAATGAAAAAGTATCGGCCAACCGTATGGACCTGGGCACCGATGTTAACTTCGGCGCGCTGACCAATAGCTTATTTAATTACCTGAAACAACAGCCAGGCGTTAACCTGCACCTGAGCCATGAAGTACGTGGTGTTGACCGTGATAAAAAAGACGGTAGCTGGCGCTTACGCGTAAAAGACCTTAAAGGTGGTACGAAACGCAAATTGAAAGCCAAATTCGTATTTGTTGGTGCCGGTGGCGGCGCATTGCATTTATTGCAAAAATCGAACATACCGGAAAGCAGAGGCTTTGGTGGTTTCCCTGTAAGTGGACAGTGGCTGGTTTGCCACAACCCTCAGGTGATCGAGCGTCATCAAGCCAAGGTTTATGGTAAAGCATCAGTAGGTTCGCCGCCAATGTCTGTCCCTCACCTGGACACCCGTATGATCAATGGCAAAAAAGCTTTACTGTTCGGTCCTTACGCTGGTTTCTCAACTCGCTTTTTAAAGAACGGCTCCTTGCTGGACCTATTCACCTCGATCAAACCGGGCAACATCTTCCCAATGATCAAGGCAGGTATCGATAACATCCCTTTGACCAAATACCTTATCGGTCAGGTCACCCAATCGCAAGAGGACCGTGTGGCCGCACTGCGAGATTACTTCCCTAATGTGAAAGGCGAGGACTGGGATCTTGATATTGCCGGCCAACGTGTACAGGTGATCAAAAAAGACCCTAAACGCGGCGGTGTGTTAGAATTCGGTACCGAAGTGGTAGCTGCAGCCGATGGCAGTATAGCAGCCCTGCTGGGTGCTTCTCCGGGCGCATCTACGGCGGTATCGATCATGGTACAACTGATCGAGCGTTGCTTCAAAGCCCAGGCCCAAACTCCTGAATGGAAAGAGAAGCTGAAAGGCATGATCCCATCGTACGGGCAATCGCTGGCCAAGAACGCAGCATTGGCCAATGAGACACGTGAGCGTACCAGCAAGGCGTTACAATTAGCATAA
- a CDS encoding DUF4905 domain-containing protein: MTLFKLLVAEHFSGQIWRMEIDHISHTLFAEVRDQSARKVSFAAISLNNGKTYFKDNTIDESWLTGIETAYNGVLLLHYYQAAGSPAHKGLAGVDGTTGRVLWQNFNYTFDHLTVNGPVVFDARIQPPRYQVMDIFTGVLERQMTPVTDSIPDSPISVPHSMPAPPNLPKLPAAPYHNIVHYLEYNDLIIVSLHTLWADQLKQCLYIVKGNEVVFEDILNTNIQKLQPEAFVLYRDQLIYLKDKVEIKVLNLS; this comes from the coding sequence ATGACGCTGTTCAAACTACTGGTTGCCGAGCATTTTAGCGGGCAGATCTGGCGCATGGAGATCGACCACATCAGCCATACGCTGTTCGCCGAAGTACGCGATCAGTCTGCCCGTAAAGTAAGTTTTGCAGCGATCAGTTTAAACAACGGTAAAACGTACTTTAAAGATAACACCATCGATGAAAGCTGGCTCACCGGTATCGAGACCGCTTATAACGGTGTGTTGTTGCTTCACTACTATCAGGCCGCAGGCAGCCCTGCCCACAAAGGACTTGCCGGTGTGGACGGAACGACCGGCCGTGTACTATGGCAAAATTTCAATTATACCTTTGATCATCTCACCGTGAATGGCCCTGTGGTATTTGACGCCCGCATACAACCACCTCGTTATCAGGTGATGGATATATTTACGGGAGTGTTAGAGCGACAGATGACACCGGTAACTGATAGTATACCTGACTCGCCCATCAGCGTACCGCACAGCATGCCAGCGCCGCCAAACCTACCCAAATTGCCGGCAGCCCCCTACCACAACATTGTTCATTACCTTGAATACAATGATCTGATAATTGTATCTTTGCACACGCTTTGGGCCGATCAGCTAAAGCAATGTTTGTACATCGTTAAAGGTAACGAAGTGGTGTTCGAAGATATATTGAACACCAATATACAAAAGTTGCAGCCCGAGGCGTTCGTATTATACCGTGACCAACTCATCTACTTAAAAGATAAGGTGGAAATTAAGGTGCTTAATTTAAGCTGA
- a CDS encoding Dps family protein: MDAKEISLDEKEVRPVVDHLNELLANYHIHYQKLRGCHWNVKGTNFFTLHVKFEELYTEALTTIDELAERILTLGKPPYSTFNDYITNSKLKEMDTVGVSDKDLVRALIADMASLIELERRILDITADAGDDGTNDMVNRFMQYKEKNTWMLRSFVNED, encoded by the coding sequence ATGGATGCTAAAGAGATAAGCCTTGACGAAAAAGAAGTTCGCCCCGTAGTGGATCACCTGAACGAGCTACTGGCCAATTACCATATACACTATCAAAAATTACGTGGTTGCCACTGGAACGTGAAAGGCACTAACTTTTTTACCCTGCACGTTAAATTTGAGGAGCTCTATACCGAGGCACTGACCACCATTGATGAGTTGGCCGAGCGTATCCTTACACTAGGCAAACCACCATATAGCACCTTTAACGACTACATCACCAATTCTAAATTGAAGGAGATGGATACCGTAGGTGTGTCAGACAAAGACCTGGTACGTGCACTGATCGCCGATATGGCCTCATTGATAGAGTTAGAGCGCCGTATCTTGGACATCACCGCCGATGCAGGTGACGATGGTACAAACGATATGGTGAACCGCTTTATGCAATATAAAGAGAAGAACACTTGGATGCTGCGTTCATTTGTGAACGAGGATTAA
- a CDS encoding ankyrin repeat domain-containing protein has protein sequence METPQADIFDLARSNKAEELKAALTAENVNITDNRGSTPLLIAAYHNNADAVKALLEAGADPDRQDAMGNTALMGISFKGYTGIGQLLLDHGAKVDLPNGNGSTALTFAATFGHQELIKLLLARGANKMLRDRSGKNPADYARAQGHHEAANLLS, from the coding sequence ATGGAAACTCCTCAAGCAGATATATTTGATCTGGCTCGCAGCAATAAGGCCGAAGAACTGAAGGCCGCATTGACCGCCGAAAATGTGAACATCACCGACAACCGTGGTTCGACACCGTTGCTGATCGCGGCCTACCATAACAACGCTGATGCTGTTAAGGCACTACTGGAAGCCGGGGCAGACCCTGACCGCCAGGACGCGATGGGCAACACCGCATTGATGGGTATCAGCTTTAAAGGGTATACCGGCATTGGCCAATTACTACTTGACCATGGCGCAAAGGTGGATCTGCCTAATGGTAACGGCTCTACCGCGTTAACCTTTGCCGCTACCTTTGGCCACCAGGAACTGATCAAATTGTTACTGGCCCGCGGCGCTAACAAAATGTTACGCGACCGTTCAGGTAAAAATCCTGCGGATTATGCCCGCGCCCAAGGACATCACGAAGCGGCCAACCTTTTATCATAA
- the proS gene encoding proline--tRNA ligase, with translation MSKGIISKDEDYSQWFNDLVIKADLAEYSPVRGCMIIKPYGYSIWEKMQAQLDKMFKDTGHSNAYFPLLIPKSFFSKEASHVEGFAKECAVVTHYRLKNDGEGQIIVDEEAKLEEELIIRPTSETIIWNTYRGWIQSYRDLPILVNQWANVMRWEMRTRLFLRTSEFLWQEGHTAHATAEEAVAETEQMLEVYADFVENWMSVPVVKGRKTANERFAGALDTYCIEALMQDGKALQAGTSHFLGQNFAKAFDVKFTTKEGQLEHVWATSWGVSTRLMGALIMTHSDDAGLVLPPKLAPIQVVAVPIYKHDEELENIRTYIRGLSAELRAKGISIKFDDRDTQRPGFKFAEYELKGVPLRIAIGSRDMQNGTVELARRDTKTKETVSQEGLAAHIEKLLEDIQQNIYQKAFDFRAENTTEVNDYEEFKRLLDEKPGFLSAHWDGTSETEQRIKEETKATIRCIPLNNKQEEGKCILTGKPSTQRVLFARAY, from the coding sequence ATGAGTAAGGGTATCATAAGTAAAGACGAAGATTATTCGCAATGGTTTAATGACCTTGTAATAAAAGCTGATCTTGCCGAATATTCACCGGTAAGAGGCTGCATGATCATTAAGCCGTACGGCTACTCGATCTGGGAAAAAATGCAGGCTCAGCTTGACAAGATGTTCAAGGACACCGGTCACAGTAATGCCTATTTCCCGCTGTTGATACCCAAATCCTTCTTTTCAAAAGAGGCCAGCCACGTTGAAGGTTTTGCCAAGGAGTGTGCTGTGGTGACCCATTACCGCTTAAAGAACGATGGCGAGGGCCAGATCATTGTGGACGAGGAAGCGAAATTAGAAGAAGAGCTGATCATTCGCCCAACTTCGGAGACCATCATCTGGAACACGTACCGTGGTTGGATACAGTCGTACCGTGATCTGCCTATCCTGGTCAACCAATGGGCCAACGTGATGCGTTGGGAGATGCGTACCCGTTTATTTTTACGCACCAGCGAATTTTTATGGCAGGAGGGGCACACCGCCCACGCCACCGCCGAAGAAGCTGTAGCCGAAACAGAACAGATGCTGGAGGTTTATGCAGATTTCGTGGAGAACTGGATGAGCGTACCGGTAGTAAAAGGCCGCAAGACCGCCAATGAGCGTTTCGCCGGTGCTTTGGATACTTATTGTATAGAGGCCTTGATGCAGGATGGTAAAGCTCTGCAGGCAGGTACCTCGCACTTCTTAGGTCAGAACTTTGCTAAAGCTTTCGATGTGAAATTTACCACTAAAGAAGGTCAGTTGGAGCACGTTTGGGCTACCTCATGGGGTGTATCGACCCGTTTGATGGGCGCACTGATCATGACCCACTCTGATGATGCCGGCTTGGTATTGCCACCAAAGCTGGCTCCAATACAAGTAGTGGCCGTGCCGATCTACAAGCATGATGAAGAATTGGAGAACATTCGCACATACATTAGGGGCCTGAGCGCTGAGCTGCGCGCCAAAGGTATCTCGATCAAATTTGACGATCGTGATACCCAGCGTCCTGGCTTCAAGTTCGCCGAGTATGAATTGAAAGGTGTGCCACTGCGCATAGCCATCGGTAGCCGCGATATGCAGAACGGTACCGTAGAACTTGCCCGCCGCGATACTAAGACCAAGGAGACCGTTAGCCAGGAAGGTTTGGCCGCCCACATCGAGAAGCTGTTAGAGGATATTCAACAGAACATCTATCAAAAAGCGTTCGACTTCAGGGCAGAAAATACCACCGAGGTGAACGATTATGAAGAGTTCAAACGTTTATTAGATGAAAAGCCAGGTTTCCTGTCGGCGCATTGGGATGGTACATCAGAGACCGAACAACGCATCAAGGAAGAGACCAAGGCCACTATACGCTGCATCCCGCTCAACAACAAACAAGAGGAAGGCAAGTGTATCTTAACCGGCAAACCATCAACACAAAGAGTATTGTTCGCGAGAGCATATTAA
- a CDS encoding DPBB and LysM peptidoglycan-binding domain-containing protein, which produces MKLKITVLAGALSFFAAPLIARPLLDSIGVENKDGKKVILHKLDPKESYYSLGRKYNVKPGAIMQFNNNAALKIGDVVKVPTELPFISAAPVVATQPSAPAGGSATEYKVSQGETLYAISRRFGVRVEDIIAQNGLKSNSLHPGQVLRISGASASTAPQNNTVVTNAPAQANTPPAQQQQTPAPVIAPRPDTAKRDTTAVTHPDSTAVNRPLPANRYGITERNEKGVATFIDDAGLDPNKKLVLHRTAPVGTVLKITNPMTNRTTFAKVVGRFTDNEMTKDVVVVLTKSAADALGALDKRFYVNISYGMPTNEQ; this is translated from the coding sequence ATGAAATTAAAAATTACTGTACTGGCCGGCGCATTGTCTTTCTTCGCTGCGCCGCTCATAGCCCGTCCCCTGCTCGACTCCATTGGCGTGGAGAACAAGGATGGCAAAAAAGTGATCCTACATAAACTCGATCCTAAAGAAAGTTACTATTCACTCGGCCGCAAATACAACGTTAAGCCCGGCGCCATTATGCAGTTCAACAACAACGCCGCGCTTAAGATAGGCGATGTGGTGAAAGTGCCTACCGAGCTGCCTTTTATTTCAGCAGCGCCTGTTGTGGCAACACAACCGTCGGCACCAGCCGGTGGCTCAGCTACCGAATACAAGGTATCGCAAGGCGAAACGCTATATGCGATCTCGCGCCGCTTTGGTGTTCGTGTGGAAGACATCATCGCTCAAAATGGGTTGAAAAGCAACAGCCTGCACCCTGGTCAGGTATTGAGGATCAGTGGTGCATCAGCGTCTACCGCTCCACAGAATAATACTGTTGTGACCAATGCACCTGCACAAGCCAATACGCCGCCTGCTCAGCAACAACAAACGCCGGCCCCGGTGATAGCCCCACGGCCAGATACCGCTAAGCGCGATACCACCGCCGTAACGCATCCTGACAGTACTGCCGTGAACCGCCCTTTGCCGGCCAACCGTTACGGTATTACCGAGCGTAATGAAAAAGGTGTGGCGACCTTTATTGACGACGCCGGACTTGACCCGAACAAAAAACTGGTATTACACCGTACCGCACCTGTGGGCACTGTGTTAAAGATCACCAACCCCATGACCAACCGCACCACTTTTGCCAAGGTGGTAGGCCGCTTTACCGATAACGAGATGACCAAAGATGTGGTCGTCGTACTTACTAAGAGTGCTGCCGATGCTCTGGGTGCATTAGATAAACGCTTTTACGTGAACATTAGCTACGGAATGCCTACTAATGAACAATAA
- a CDS encoding cytochrome d ubiquinol oxidase subunit II: protein MEYVIIGFLWLSILLYLVLGGADFGAGIIELFTSAPNRHRTRRTAYEAIGPIWEANHMWLIIAVVILFVGFPVIYSTMSIYLHIPLVVMLLGITARGTAFVFRNYDAVVDEMQGIYNRIFLYSSVVTPLFVGIIAGSMLSGRVDTESTSFLQSYVFVWLNWFSVTIGLFTVALCGYLASVYLIGEAKPGDDRNSFIRKARLWNVVAVLCGGLVFIASVVEHVPLLTWVLGNAVGLTAIIAASISLLVMWFLISRGRTVIPRILAGFQASMILLAVSYVHFPDLLILKNGQHLSLLKHQAPQATMTALAWALLIGSLFILPALFYLYYSFQKDRHKGSFVEH from the coding sequence ATGGAATACGTGATCATCGGATTTTTATGGCTCTCCATACTGCTTTACCTGGTGTTGGGTGGAGCCGATTTTGGCGCAGGTATCATTGAACTCTTTACATCCGCACCTAACCGGCACCGTACACGGCGTACGGCTTATGAGGCCATAGGACCTATATGGGAGGCCAATCACATGTGGCTCATCATTGCGGTGGTGATCTTATTCGTGGGGTTCCCGGTCATTTATAGCACCATGTCGATATACCTGCATATTCCGTTAGTGGTCATGCTGCTGGGGATCACGGCACGCGGTACCGCCTTTGTGTTCAGGAATTATGATGCTGTGGTAGACGAGATGCAAGGCATTTATAACCGCATTTTTTTGTACTCCAGTGTAGTGACCCCATTGTTCGTGGGTATAATTGCCGGTAGCATGCTGTCGGGCCGTGTAGATACGGAAAGCACGAGCTTTCTGCAATCTTACGTGTTCGTGTGGCTCAACTGGTTCTCGGTGACCATTGGGCTGTTCACCGTGGCCTTGTGTGGCTATCTGGCATCCGTATACCTGATAGGAGAGGCTAAGCCTGGTGACGACCGCAACAGCTTCATCCGTAAAGCCCGTCTATGGAACGTGGTGGCCGTACTATGCGGTGGGTTAGTATTTATAGCCTCGGTGGTAGAGCATGTACCATTACTGACCTGGGTACTAGGTAACGCGGTGGGACTTACGGCTATTATAGCCGCCTCTATATCATTACTGGTGATGTGGTTCCTAATCAGCCGCGGGCGTACGGTGATACCGCGTATTTTGGCGGGCTTCCAGGCGAGTATGATCTTACTGGCGGTGAGCTATGTGCATTTCCCTGATCTGCTCATCCTCAAGAACGGCCAACACCTGTCGCTCCTGAAACATCAGGCACCTCAAGCCACTATGACGGCGTTAGCCTGGGCCTTGTTGATCGGTAGCCTTTTCATACTACCGGCGTTATTTTACCTGTACTACAGCTTCCAAAAGGACCGGCACAAAGGCAGCTTTGTGGAGCACTGA
- a CDS encoding OmpP1/FadL family transporter, giving the protein MKIKYLLMAMATVAISQNASAQYSQDAIRFSGSQVGSTSRIKAIGDANIAVGGDLTSIGGNPAGLGFFTRSEASITPEFNQSRATGSYLNATTKDKRNDGNFNNASIVFYGQLNKQRGEDKTHGWLSVNFGANYVRTNNFYQNTYYSGVNGSSSIADYYANLANQALDNGYSLDGYLEGWARDQRLINLNSSNFYEPSTTLGGTQSNLITATGGQTEYNFSFGANYSNKLYIGAGFGITNIRYNYNSQFTEDNYEYVNVNKDFVSTYTRDQVTKGNGFNGRLGLIYKPVEAVRIGATVTTPTWYNIDDSSYEGLSTTYQGEARRTAGSTYPASYNLRTPFKVGGGLAIFAGKYGFITGDVEYLDYSSAKLSSNDFDVSQDNADIKRYYGSAVNARFGAEARIPGNFFLRGGYGIQGNPVKNDATAKVGSDVKTISGGLGYRFGDYYIDATYVNVKRSATQYPYEIGDLSPAAALKYNNNNLFLTLGIRF; this is encoded by the coding sequence ATGAAGATCAAATATCTACTAATGGCAATGGCTACAGTAGCCATTAGCCAGAATGCCTCTGCCCAATATTCGCAGGATGCGATCCGGTTCTCGGGTAGCCAGGTCGGTTCTACATCACGCATCAAAGCCATCGGCGATGCCAACATAGCGGTGGGTGGCGACCTTACTTCCATTGGTGGCAACCCAGCGGGTCTGGGTTTCTTTACCCGCTCGGAGGCTAGCATTACGCCAGAGTTCAACCAGTCGCGCGCTACAGGTTCATACCTTAACGCCACCACAAAAGATAAACGCAACGACGGCAACTTTAACAATGCCTCGATCGTGTTCTATGGCCAATTGAACAAACAACGCGGTGAGGACAAGACCCACGGTTGGCTATCGGTCAACTTTGGCGCCAACTATGTTCGCACTAATAACTTTTACCAGAACACTTATTACTCTGGGGTGAACGGCTCGAGCTCCATAGCTGACTATTATGCTAACCTGGCCAACCAAGCACTTGATAACGGCTACAGCCTTGACGGTTATTTGGAAGGTTGGGCACGTGATCAGCGACTGATCAATTTGAACAGCAGCAACTTTTACGAACCGTCTACCACCCTTGGTGGCACACAGTCTAACCTAATTACTGCTACCGGCGGCCAAACTGAGTATAACTTTTCGTTCGGTGCTAATTACAGCAACAAACTTTATATTGGTGCAGGATTCGGCATCACGAATATCCGTTATAACTACAATTCGCAGTTCACTGAAGATAACTATGAATATGTTAACGTGAACAAGGACTTTGTTTCGACCTATACTCGCGACCAGGTGACCAAAGGTAATGGCTTTAACGGTCGTTTAGGTTTGATCTATAAACCTGTTGAGGCAGTGCGTATCGGTGCTACCGTGACCACTCCTACCTGGTACAATATCGATGATAGCAGTTACGAAGGCTTAAGCACTACGTATCAAGGCGAGGCCCGCCGTACCGCAGGTTCAACCTACCCTGCAAGCTACAACTTACGTACACCATTCAAAGTTGGTGGTGGTTTAGCCATATTTGCAGGTAAATACGGTTTCATCACCGGCGATGTAGAGTACCTTGACTACAGCAGTGCAAAACTGAGCAGTAATGATTTTGATGTTTCGCAGGACAATGCCGACATCAAGCGCTACTATGGTTCAGCAGTAAATGCCCGCTTTGGTGCGGAAGCCCGCATACCTGGCAACTTCTTTTTGCGTGGTGGCTACGGTATACAAGGCAACCCGGTTAAAAACGATGCCACTGCAAAAGTTGGCAGCGATGTGAAGACCATTAGCGGTGGTTTAGGTTACCGTTTTGGTGATTACTACATTGATGCTACTTACGTGAACGTTAAACGTTCGGCCACCCAATATCCATATGAGATCGGTGACCTGAGCCCTGCAGCAGCTCTGAAATACAACAACAATAACCTATTCCTAACCTTAGGTATCAGATTCTAA
- a CDS encoding uridine kinase family protein, with protein MNNKPYLIGIAGGSGSGKTFFLKCFLEHFSAEEVCLVSQDDYYIPVAHTMTAEENKLYNFDLPSTIDMDHFHRDISSLMNNEPILKEEYTFNNPNAKPKTLEIKPAPILIVEGLFILHFEDIASKLDLKIFIDSAEEVALQRRLKRDLNERGYSNEDVLYKWHNHVVPSYKEFLLPYRETCDKIVINDTNNAEDIIKITDDISDELREKLFGEKH; from the coding sequence ATGAACAATAAGCCTTATTTGATCGGGATAGCCGGAGGTAGCGGATCCGGTAAGACCTTTTTTTTAAAATGTTTCCTTGAACATTTTTCGGCCGAGGAAGTCTGTCTGGTATCGCAAGATGATTATTACATCCCTGTGGCCCACACCATGACGGCCGAGGAGAACAAGCTATACAACTTCGACCTGCCATCCACCATTGATATGGACCATTTTCACCGGGACATTTCAAGCCTGATGAACAATGAGCCGATCCTTAAGGAAGAGTATACTTTCAACAATCCGAACGCTAAGCCGAAAACGCTCGAGATCAAGCCTGCGCCTATCCTGATCGTGGAGGGCTTGTTCATTTTGCACTTTGAAGATATTGCCAGCAAACTTGACCTCAAGATCTTTATCGATTCGGCCGAGGAAGTGGCCTTGCAGCGCCGCCTAAAGCGTGACCTGAACGAGCGTGGCTACTCTAACGAAGATGTGCTTTACAAATGGCACAACCATGTGGTGCCTTCATATAAGGAATTCCTATTGCCTTACCGCGAAACCTGCGATAAGATCGTGATCAACGATACCAATAACGCAGAGGACATCATCAAGATAACCGATGATATATCTGATGAACTGCGCGAAAAGCTGTTCGGCGAGAAGCACTGA
- a CDS encoding cytochrome ubiquinol oxidase subunit I, protein MDDFLAARSQMALSLGFHIIYACIGMVMPFFMAVAHYRWLRTGDVAHKNVAKAWSKGVAIFFATGAVSGTILSFELGLLWPKFMEHAGPIFGMPFSLEGTAFFIEAIALGFFLYGWDKLNPYFHWFTGVVVGISGLASGILVVSANSWMNSPAGFDQVNGQYLNIDPIKAMFNGAWFSEALHMTFAAFASTGFAVAGVHALMILRDRNVAFHREAFKIAAGFAVVAAIIQPLTGDVAAKNVAQRQPAKLAAMEAYYHTVPYSPLVIGGIPDPANKKVNYGLEVPGLLSFLVYDNFHQPVKALDQIPEKEQPPVPITHYSFQVMVALGMFMMLVSVLYIIALWFKNQWLTSRWLLNLFVIAIPTGFIAVEAGWMVTEIGRQPWIIQGVMRTADAVTPMPGIAWSFYLFTGIYISLSIVVVFLLYRQIRMVPELYDRPASSTKDLTLSHN, encoded by the coding sequence ATGGATGATTTCTTAGCCGCCCGTTCACAAATGGCCCTGTCGCTGGGCTTTCACATCATTTATGCCTGCATCGGTATGGTCATGCCTTTTTTTATGGCCGTGGCCCATTACCGCTGGCTACGAACGGGTGATGTGGCCCATAAGAACGTCGCCAAGGCCTGGAGTAAGGGCGTGGCCATCTTTTTTGCTACCGGCGCCGTGTCGGGCACCATTCTATCGTTCGAGTTAGGTTTGTTATGGCCCAAATTCATGGAGCATGCCGGGCCAATATTTGGCATGCCTTTTTCTTTAGAAGGCACCGCTTTCTTTATCGAGGCGATCGCCCTGGGCTTCTTTTTATATGGTTGGGATAAGCTCAACCCTTATTTTCACTGGTTCACCGGGGTGGTGGTGGGCATTAGCGGACTGGCATCGGGTATTTTGGTAGTGTCGGCCAATTCATGGATGAACAGCCCCGCAGGCTTCGACCAAGTGAACGGACAATACCTCAACATCGACCCCATCAAAGCTATGTTCAATGGCGCGTGGTTCTCCGAAGCCCTGCATATGACCTTTGCGGCATTCGCGTCAACAGGTTTTGCCGTGGCAGGCGTACATGCGCTGATGATATTGCGCGATCGCAATGTGGCCTTCCACCGGGAAGCATTTAAGATCGCCGCAGGCTTTGCGGTGGTGGCTGCCATTATACAACCGCTCACCGGTGATGTGGCCGCCAAGAATGTGGCTCAACGCCAACCGGCCAAACTCGCCGCCATGGAGGCTTATTATCATACCGTGCCATACTCGCCATTGGTGATCGGCGGTATACCCGATCCGGCCAATAAAAAAGTGAACTATGGATTGGAAGTGCCCGGCCTGCTCAGTTTTTTAGTGTATGACAACTTTCACCAACCCGTAAAGGCGTTAGATCAGATCCCAGAGAAAGAACAACCGCCGGTGCCTATCACGCATTACTCGTTCCAGGTGATGGTGGCTTTAGGGATGTTCATGATGCTGGTGTCGGTACTATACATCATCGCACTGTGGTTCAAAAACCAATGGTTGACCAGCCGGTGGTTATTAAACCTATTCGTGATCGCCATACCTACAGGGTTTATTGCGGTAGAGGCCGGCTGGATGGTGACCGAGATCGGCCGCCAGCCCTGGATCATACAAGGGGTAATGCGCACGGCCGATGCGGTGACGCCAATGCCGGGTATCGCTTGGTCTTTTTACCTGTTCACAGGCATATACATCTCGCTCAGTATAGTGGTGGTGTTCCTTTTATACAGGCAAATACGCATGGTGCCCGAATTATATGACCGTCCTGCATCATCGACTAAAGACCTTACCTTAAGCCACAATTGA